The DNA sequence GGCCTTGCTCAATCCCGGTGGTTGTTTTTGTGCGACGACCAATAGCAGCGCATACATGCAGCAGTTGCAGGCACTCCTCACAGATGAAGGCCTCGAATGGTATTCGAACTTCACCGACGAGTTCACACTTGAAAATGGTGCCGAACAATTGGGCAGGCACTTCGACAAGGTTGAGCTGGAAGTGCTCGCCGGACAATTGGTTGTGCCAAATGCGAATGCCGTAATCGAATACGTTAAATCTACCGCGTCTCTGTTTCCTGAGCCTGGTAGCGTGCTTGCGGCGTGCGAGACGATAGGGCCAAAAGTACGGGCAGTGATTGATCGTGACGGCGCATTCACCATCAGCAAGCAAGCGGGGCTTTTTCTGTGTCAGTAACAGTTGCCATCATTGGTGGTGGGCCAGCCGGGTTGATGGCTGCCGAAGCTCTCACGCGTCGCGGTATTGCTGTGGACCTGTTCGACGCTATGCCTTCGCTAGGGAGGAAGTTTTTGATGGCTGGGAAGAGTGGTCTCAACCTCACCCATTCCGAGCCCGTTGATACACTGCTCTCACATTTTGGAGACGCGCGCCCAAGCCTCGACAATGCTATTGAACATTTTCCGCCGAATGCTGTTCGCGAATGGGCGTTGGGACTGGGCACCAAAACCTTTGTTGGAACATCGGGGCACGTTTTCCCGAAAAGCATGAAAGCGGCGCCTCTGTTGCGTGCCTGGATACGCGAGCTGAAGACGCGTGGCATGATCGTCCATGTCCGACACAAATGGCGAGGCTGGGACGACGCGGGTATCTTGATGTTTGAAACGCCGGAAGGTCAAAAGACCATCAAAGCGGATGCAACCATTTTGGCGCTCGGCGGGGCAAGTTGGCCACAACTCGGTTCTGATGCGAGCTGGGTGCCTTTCGTGAAGCAGGCAGGTATTGAGGTTCAGCCCTTCGAGCCCGCCAATTGTGGTTTTAATGTCGCCTGGTCAGATCACTTCAAAGAGCATTTCGCTGGTGAACCCGTAAAGGCGGTCGCGCTCACCACCGACGATGTGCGTCTGAATGGCGAATGTGTTGTCACTGAGTACGGCCTTGAGGGAAGTGGTGTCTATCAACATGCGCGCGCCCTGCGCGAAGCCATCGAAGAAAAAGGCGAAGCTGTCCTTCGTCTTGATCTCATGCCGGACGTATCGCTTGATAAAGTTATAACGCGCCTGTCCAAGCCGCGAGGATCGAAGAGCTTCTCAACTCATCTGAAAAAAACGGTCTTCCTATCAGGTGTCAAAGCCAATCTGATCCGAGAATGTGCACCCGATAGACTGGATGATGTGGAGAGACTTGCGGGGGCGATCAAAAGCTTGCCCATCAAACTGACCAGCGCCCGGCCGATTGAGGAGGCAATTTCCTCATCTGGTGGTATCGCTTTTGAGGCGCTGGATGAGGGGTTTATGCTGACTTCCAAACCAGGAACATTCTGCACTGGTGAGATGCTGAACTGGGAAGCGCCAACGGGTGGCTATCTGTTGAATGCCTGCATGGCTCTTGGTCGTTCATGTGGAGTCGCAGCAGCCAGCTATTTGAAGTCCCGATAAAGGTGTGTGATGGCCAAGATACGCATCAACGACAGGATCGAGATAGACGAAGCTGAACTGGAAGAGACCTTCATTCAGGCTGGTGGACCTGGTGGCCAGAACGTCAACAAACTCGCGACAGCTGTGCAACTTCGGTTTGACGTTGCCGGAACAAAGTCTATGACGCCCGCTATCAAACGACGATTGGCAATACACGCGGGTCGACGGTTGTCGGCCAGCGGAAAATTGACCATCACAGCGCGTGAACACCGGTCGCAACAATTGAATAGAGAAGCTGCCCGCACGCGGTTGTTCAACCTTTTGCGGCAGGCATCAAAACCAGAGAAGTACCGCGTGAAAACCAAGCCAACACAGGCATCCAAGCGCAAGCGTCTCAATTCCAAGACCAAGCTTGGTGACAAAAAGAAACTCCGCGGTAAGCCATCTCTGGACTAGCCCAAATCGGCCAGCATTGAAATTCCGGCAAGTCGGTGCTCTTAGGCTGTTGATGCTTCGCTTATAGACGAAGGGAGCAATGGTTTTTCCGCTGGCACACCGCATCCGATATCGGCATGTTCCATTCGCCGCCAGTTCACGACAAGTGCCGTGTCAGTATTGTTCTCGACAACACTCGTGGTGCTGTGATGCGAATGAAAACTGAAAAAGAGTTTCGCCTCAGCATCCGCTGTTTTCCGCATAGGAAGGGTAATCGTCTCCAACACTGCGCGGCTACCACTCTCGAATTCACTCTCATAAACCAGGTAGCAGCCACACGGGTGGGCCATCATGATTTGGTGGCCGTCAACTGAGCTGGGCCGTTGATCTGTATGGAGGAGGTCTAGGAAGTTTGTGCCGGTCGGATTGAAACCTAACCGTTCGACTATTGCGTCGCCTGCAATGCGATAGGTGACTTGGTCCGGAGCGACCCATTCAAGCAACGTCACATGTGCCATTATTTTGGCAAGCCGACGCATTGGAAGGGCGTCTTGGCTTGCAGGCGCAGCACCCACTTGTGCAGCCCGATAACACGACAAAAAGTGAGAGAATCCCTCATTGTCGTGTGCCTCTGCGGTCAGTTCGTCGAACGTCATGTCACCACCTGCTTTTCCCGACGCGAAGTCCAGGGCGCCAAACAGACTTACATTTTTGCTTTTACAAATGATGAAGGCGAGGACGGTCCTCAAACAGCAGGCTCATGGATTGGCTTGTTTACAGCGTCCGGCAATTCGGGATGACCAAAACCAATATCGATAAGCTCCGTTAGAATCTCTGACAAACCAAGAGCCGTGGGCTCTCCGACCTCGGTAAAGCCCGTGGCTTCATGGTGGAGGTGGTAGGAGAGAAAGAAGAACGTGCCGGTAAGTGCATCTTTCCGTAGTGGAAAAGTAATGCTCTCGCTTTTCGCCCGACGGCCCGATTGGAACACACTCTCATATACGACATAGGATCCACATGGGTGGTTGATGATGACGTTGTGTAGTGCAACGGCTTCATCTCGTTTTTCCTGTGCGATGAGGTCTAACGTGTTGCAACCAGCAGGGTTAAATCCCAATCGGTCGGTGATGTTTTCGCCCGCAATCCGAAATATGATGGTGTCGTTGTCGACATGCTCCGTCATGGTAATATTTGCGAGCATGGGCGCGAGGGATCGCATGGGCAGAAGATCCCGTCGGCCGATGGAGCAATCCGTTTGCGACGCACGATAGGCAGAGACAAATGCGCCAACTTTGTCGGGAGCCGTAGATAAGGAGATGAGCTCGTCGAAGGTCATGGCGTAGACCGTTGGCTGGTGCTTTTATCACCAAGCGGTTGGAAGCCATTCCCGTGACTCATCAAACTTTCAATCCGAATGTTCAGGCTTCCCTCCGTCCTTGAGATTGTTCTGCGCCAGAGGGTGCGTTGGGAACACCAAATCCGATATCGACAAAATCCGCGATGATCCATCGGACACCGAGAGCGGTTCGCGCACCTAGGGCACCTATGTCGGTCGCTTTGTGGTGTACGTGATAGCCGAAAATGAATGCGACCCCGCCACCGGGAGTTTTGCGCATTGGAAGCATTAGGCTTTCGCTTATCATACGACGCCCAGATTCATACTGATTTTCATAAACTGAATAATGCCCACACCGCTCATCCAGCCCGGTTTTGTTGGTGAGTGCGGTTTCGGCGCGCACGGAGGGCGCGATCAGGTCAAGAAAGTTCTGGCCGGTAGGGTTGAAACCAAGGCGCGCAACGATCGCCTCGCCGGCAATCCGATAGATGATTGTGTCATCGTCTACACGTTCCATAAGCGTGACGTTAGGCAGAAGAGCAGCCATTGTTCGCATTGGCAGCTGATCTTGAGCTGCGACGTCACTGCCGGTCTGCGCCTGCTGATAGGCATTGAAGACGCTTTGCAATGTCTCTGGCGCCAGCGATTGCGCAACTACTTCATCAAACGTCATACCCACACCCTAAACTTTGGTTTCGGACCAAAGGCTTAGGTGTAGGGTGGCATTATCCCTTTTACAAAACATGAAGTGCCGTTGGTCTTAGTGGTCAGAACCCCAGAAAACCCCATTTCTGCTGTCGATTTGTGGCCTCAGCTTGCAGAAATGCGTCGGGAGAGGTAACCAATCTGGAAACTCAGCAGGACAAGAAAGATGAGTACTCAACAGACCTTCACCGTAGCGGCGATGTACAAGTTCACTTCGCTGCCTGATTTTGAAGCCCTTCAGGCGCCCTTGCAGTCCATTTGCCGGGACAATGGCGTGATGGGCACAATCCTGCTTGCTAAGGAAGGGTTGAACGGAACCATTGCGGGGCCTGAACAGGGCGTCCGAGCAGCAATCTCCTACATTCAATCTGACAGCCGTTTCGATGGGATGAGCCTCAAATACTCTTACGCGGAGGAGATGCCTTTCCACCGAATGAAAGTGCGTTTGAAACGGGAAATTGTGACGCTCGGAAAACCCATTGCGGATCCAAACAAGCAGGTCGGTACCTATGTGAAGCCCGAGGACTGGAACGACCTCATATCAGATCCAGACGTCATCCTGGTCGACACCCGCAATGAGTACGAAGTGGCAATTGGCACATTTCAGGGTGCTGAGGACCCAAAGACAGCAAGCTTTAGGGAGTTCCCAGACTGGGTAGAAGCACTGAAAAAGAGGGCGAGCGAAGGCGGAAAACCAAAGGTTGCCATGTTCTGCACGGGGGGCATTCGCTGCGAGAAAGCGAGCTCCTACATGAAGGCCGAAGGTTTTGACGATGTCTACCACCTCGAAGGGGGCATTCTGAAATATCTGGAAAACGTGCCGGAGGAAGAAAGTCTCTGGGAGGGCGAATGTTTTGTCTTTGATCAGCGCGTGTCCGTTGAGCACGGCCTCAAACCTGGCAGCTATGACATGTGCCACGCCTGCAGGCGCCCGATTTCAGAGGAAGAAAAGGCAGCGCCGGAATATGAGCGCGGCGTGAGTTGTCCCCACTGTTTCGATGCATCAAGCCCGGAACAAAAGGCGCGTTTCACCTCGCGACAGAAGCAGATTGACCTTGCGAGGGCCCGTAACGAACAACATCTGGGTGCCAAATACGAGAAACCAATGCAGCTGACAGAATGACCCAGGATCTGCCCACATTGTACTCTTTCAGGCGCTGTCCCTACGCCATGCGGGCTCGTCTGGCATTGGCGGCAAGCGGCCAATCGGTTGCCCTGCGCGAAGTGGTGCTCCGAGACAAACCACCTGAGATGATTGAGGCTTCTGCCAAGGCGACGGTGCCCGTTCTTTTGCTTGGTGATGGCAGCGTGCTCGAAGAAAGCCTAGATGTGATGAACTGGGCGTTGTCAGAGGCGGACCCGGAAGGGTGGCTGGATGCTGATCGGGCGTTAATGGACAAGCTCGTAGCGCAGAATGATGGTCCCTTTAAACATCATCTGGATCGCTACAAATATGCCAATCGCTACGATGGTGCAGTCGCTGAGGACCATAGGGCAGAGGCGTCGAAAATCCTGTCAGATCTGGATACGCGTCTGGCGGAGGGTGATTGGTTATGTGGTCCCCGAGCGAGCTTCGCCGACTACGCGATCCTTCCCTTTATTCGACAGTTCGCAAACACCGACCGCGCCTGGTTTGACGAGCAAGACTGGCCTCATCTCCGTGGCTGGTTGGAGCGCTTTCTGGCATCTGATCGGTTCAAGGCGGTCATGAAAAAATACCCTCAGTGGAGCGCTGGTGATCCAGAACCGACCTTCCCGGCTGAGTGAGTCCCCGCAGACACACTCCCAACTATTTGGACTCATTGAGAGAATCGCGAATCATTTCCGCTTGACCAGACGAATCACTCTGTGATTCTCTGACGCTCATGGAACGCTTTGGTCTCGTCTCAACTCATGAACCTCTTCGGCTTCGGCTCTTGGTATTGCCTATCCTGTGTGGGCTGTTGTTGACCTACTTTGTCGTGAACGCGGTGAAGGGGGATCAGGGACTACGTGCCTGGTCTGCTTTGACCGTCGAAATTGAGACACTGCGCGAGAACCTCGACGCTGTAAGCACTGACCGCGCCCGTCTGGAGCATCAGGTAGCTCTGCTGCGTCCTGAGAGCCTGGATCCGGATCTGCTTGATGAGCGCGCCCGTGCCTATTTGGGTGTCTCCCGACCGGACGAACTGACGATTTATCGTGATCCGAAGTGATTCCGACCAATAGGTCGAAACTGACTTTCAGTAAATAGCCTGCTTTATGGCCTGTTTAACCGAAATTCAGTTCATCACAAAATTTTTCATACAAATCAAATATTTAAGCCGTATCGTCTGCATTGGAATTGACGCATTTCTCGTCCAAGACAACCGCGAGGCCCGGATATAGATGTCGACCAAGAAGGCAGCCCCCAGAAAGACAGCGGCAAAAAAGTCAGCAAGTCGAAAGAACGCTCCCCGAAAACAGCCAGAAGTCCCAGCCTTCTCAAGCGACGAAGATCTGGAATCTTACAAGATGATGCTCACCATCCGCCGCTTCGAAGAAAAAGCGGGCCAGATGTATGGCATGGGGCTCATCGGTGGGTTTTGCCATCTCTACATTGGTCAGGAAGCCGTTGTCGTCGGCGTGCAGATGGCGTCGGTTGAAGGCGATCAGATGATTACTGGATATCGGGATCACGGCCATATGCTGGCAATGGGCCTCGACCCTAAAGGGGTGATGGCAGAGCTGACGGGCCGTGAAGGCGGCCTGTCCCGCGGCAAGGGTGGCTCCATGCACATGTTCTCCTCCGAGAAACACTTTTACGGCGGTCACGGCATCGTTGGTGCGCAGGTGTCTTTAGGCACAGGTCTCGCATTCGCTAATCGGTATCAAGACAATGGCAATGTGTCCTTTGTCTATTTTGGTGATGGCGCGGCGAACCAGGGTCAGGTTTACGAAAGCTTCAACATGGCGGAACTCTGGGAGCTGCCGGTCGTCTATGTGATTGAGAACAATCAATATGCAATGGGCACAGCGATCAGCCGAGCATCTGCGCAGACGGACCTCTCCAAACGCGGCGTCAGTTTTAACATTCCTGGCGAACAGGTAGATGGAATGGACGTGCGCGCGGTGAAAGATGCAGCAGCTCGTGCCGCCGCATCTTGTCGAGCCGGCAATGGACCCTTCATCCTTGAGATGAACACCTATCGCTATCGTGGACACTCAATGTCGGATCCAGCCAAATATCGTGCGCGGGAAGAAGTGAACCGCATGCGCGAAGAACATGACCCAATCGAACAGGTTAAGGCGCGACTTCTGAAATCAAAAAAGATCGACGAAGTGGGCCTCAAAGAAATCGACGCTGAGGTTCGGGCTATCGTCACCGAAGCGGCAAACTTTGCGCAGGAAAGCCCGGAGCCAGAACCCGCGGAGCTTTGGACAGATATCATTGAGGAGGTGCAGGCATGAGTATCGAGATTTTGATGCCCGCACTCTCTCCAACCATGGAAGAGGGCACGCTTGCCAAATGGTTGGTGAAAGAAGGAGACGAAGTAAGCTCTGGTGATTTGATTGCGGAGATCGAGACTGACAAAGCGACAATGGAGCTTGAGGTGGTTGATGAAGGCCGCATCGGCAAGCTGGTTGTTGCAGAGGGCACGGAAAACGTGCCCGTCAATGATTTGATCGCGGTGCTGTTGCTCGAGGGTGAAGACGCCACTGCGATTGCTGATGCTCCATCGGCGACGACGGCGGAAAAGCCGACAGCATCCGCTGCGGAGCAGTCTGTCCAAGTCGCAGCATCTGACGCTGCACTTGCCCCAGTAACCGCTGCCGTTGCTCCGGACCCAGAAATTCCAGACGGCACAGACATGCAATCGACGACCGTGCGCGAAGCACTCCGCGATGCCATGGCCGAGGAAATGCGCGCGGACGAAAATGTCTTCGTCATGGGCGAGGAGGTTGCCGAATATCAGGGCGCCTACAAGGTCACTCAAGGTCTGCTTGAGGAGTTCGGACCGCGCCGCGTTGTCGATACGCCGATCACAGAGCACGGCTTTGCAGGTCTGGCGTCTGGTGCAGCCATGGCAGGCCTTAGACCCGTCGTTGAGTTCATGACGTTCAACTTCGCCATGCAGGCGATTGACCACATCATCAACTCTGCGGCGAAGACGCGTTACATGTCTGGCGGGCAGATGACCTGTCCGATTGTCTTCCGCGGACCCAATGGTCCAGCAGCCCGTGTGGGTGCGCAGCACAGCCAGGACTATTCCTCGTGGTACGCCCATGTGCCTGGGTTGAAAGTTGTCGCACCTTATTCAGCTGCGGATGCGAAGGGCCTCCTGAAGGCCGCTATCCGTGACCCGAACCCGGTTGTCTTTCTGGAAAACGAGATCCTCTACGGTCGTTCTTTTGATGTGCCGGAGACAGATGATTGGGTTGTGCCGATCGGCAAAGCCAAGATCCTTCGCGAGGGGACTGACGTGACGATCGTCTCTTTCAGCATGGGACTGACCTATGCGCTCGACGCAGCTGACAAGCTCGCCGAAGACGGCATCAAGGCAGAGGTGATCGATTTGCGGTCTTTGCGTCCGCTAGACACGGATACGATCATTGCCTCAGTACAGAAGACAAACCGGCTTGTCGTGGTGGAAGAGACTTGGCCCATCTGTGGGATCGGATCGGAAATTGTGGCGCAAGTGCAGGAGAAGGCATTTGATTATCTCGACGCCCCGATCCTTCGCATCTCCGGAAAAGATGTGCCGATGCCATATGCCGCCAATCTTGAGAAGCTGGCACTACCCAGTGCGCCGGAAGTTGTCGCTGCCGTAAACTCAGTCATGTATCGCTAGGGAGGAACGTCATGCCAATACCAATTCTCATGCCCGCTCTCTCCCCTACGATGGAAGAGGGCACATTAGCCAAATGGCTGGTGAAAGAAGGTGATGAGGTGCGCTCCGGCGACCTTATTGCTGAGATTGAAACCGACAAGGCGACCATGGAAGTGGAAGCCGTTGATGAAGGAACTGTGGGCAAGCTTCTGGTGGCCGAAGGTACAGAAGGCGTGCCGGTCAACGAGCCCATTGCTGTGATCCTGGAAGAGGGTGAGGATGCCAGTGCCGCTGAGAACCTCGCAGCACCAACGTCAGCGCCCGCTGCACCTGCAGAAAAAAGTCCTGCGCCAGACACCAAGCCTGCAAAAGCCGCAGACGCACCCGCGCCAGCGAAAGAAAAACCGGCGGGTGGGCGAGTATTCGCAAGCCCTTTGGCGAAGCGCATTGCTAAAGATAAAGGCATTGATCTCTCTGCTGTCACAGGGAGCGGCCCACGCGGCCGCATTGTGAAGGTGGATGTCGAAGCCGCACCTAAAACACCCGTCCGTGCAGCGGGCAAAGCCCCGACAGCAATGTCTTCAATTGATGCGCGCGCATTCTATGAAGAGGGCACATATAACGAGATCCCGCTTAACTCGATGCGCAAAACCATCGCGCGCCGCCTCACACAATCGAAGCAGGAAATTCCGCATTATTACCTTACCATTGATTGCGTACTGGATGAGCTACTCAAGGTCCGCAAACATCTGAACGCAGAAGGCGCCGATGCAGGCGTCAAGCTATCCGTCAATGACTTCATTGTCCGGGCGGCAGCACTGGCGCTCAAAAAAGTGCCAGAGGCCAATGTGAGTTTTGCAGATGATGCGCTACTCCAGCATCACCACTCGGATGTCGGCATTGCGGTGGCTCTGGAAGGTGGGTTAATCACACCGATCATTCGCCGTGCAGATGAAAAGGGCCTTGCTGAAATTTCGGCTGAGGCGAAAGAGCTGGCAGCCCGTGCGAGAGACAAGAAACTCTCACCGGCTGAATTTGAAGGCGGAAGTTTCTCTGTGTCAAACCTCGGCATGTTTGGCATCAAGAACTTCACTGCGGTGATCAATCCTCCACAGGCAGCCATTATGGCTGTTGGAGCTGGTGAGCCACGGCCGATCATCGTGGACGGTGAAGTGAAAGCGGCGACTGTGATGACGGTGACGCTTTCCTGTGATCACAGGGCGATTGATGGAGCATTGGGCGCGCAGCTACTCGCCGCCTTCAAGTCCTACATCGAATATCCCCCCTCTATGTTGCTGTGAGGACAAGACAATGGCTGAAAAATTATATGATGTTGTTGTTGTCGGCTCTGGTCCTGGGGGCTATGTCGCGGCGATCCGTGCGTCTCAGCTGGGGCTGAAAGCGGCTGTTGTAGAACGGTCCGAGATTGGCGGCATCTGTCTTAATTGGGGGTGTATCCCGACCAAGGCTCTGCTCAGATCTGCGGAGATCTATCACAACATAGAGCGGGCAGAAGAGTTCGGTCTCAAAGTCGAAGGGCTCTCTTTTGACGGCGCGAAAATCGTTGAGCGGTCGCGCGCCGTGGCGGGGCAACTCTCGCAAGGTGTTCAGTTTCTTCTCAAGAAAAACAAAGTCGATGTCATCGTCGGCAATGGCAGCTTGTCGGGTAAGGGCAAGATCAAAGTCGAGTCCGATGGCAAGGTGACAGAGCTGTCGGCTAAGAACATCATTCTTGCGACCGGCGCGCGTGCACGAACCTTGCCGGGCCTCGAACCCGATGGCGAAACGATCTGGTCCTACCGCGAAGCCATGGTGCCGAAATCCATTCCCAAGTCCGTCCTGGTCATTGGGTCCGGCGCCATCGGGATTGAGTTTGCAAGTTTCTACAAGACCTTTGGTGCAGAAGTCACGGTTGTGGAGCTGTTGGACCGCGTCCTTCCCGTAGAAGATGAAGAGATATCAGCCTTTGCTGCCAAGTCGTTCAAGAAGCAGGGCATGAACCTGCTGACGGGTGCGAAGGTCA is a window from the Rhodobiaceae bacterium genome containing:
- a CDS encoding HI0933-like protein, with the translated sequence MAGKSGLNLTHSEPVDTLLSHFGDARPSLDNAIEHFPPNAVREWALGLGTKTFVGTSGHVFPKSMKAAPLLRAWIRELKTRGMIVHVRHKWRGWDDAGILMFETPEGQKTIKADATILALGGASWPQLGSDASWVPFVKQAGIEVQPFEPANCGFNVAWSDHFKEHFAGEPVKAVALTTDDVRLNGECVVTEYGLEGSGVYQHARALREAIEEKGEAVLRLDLMPDVSLDKVITRLSKPRGSKSFSTHLKKTVFLSGVKANLIRECAPDRLDDVERLAGAIKSLPIKLTSARPIEEAISSSGGIAFEALDEGFMLTSKPGTFCTGEMLNWEAPTGGYLLNACMALGRSCGVAAASYLKSR
- the arfB gene encoding peptidyl-tRNA hydrolase ArfB produces the protein MAKIRINDRIEIDEAELEETFIQAGGPGGQNVNKLATAVQLRFDVAGTKSMTPAIKRRLAIHAGRRLSASGKLTITAREHRSQQLNREAARTRLFNLLRQASKPEKYRVKTKPTQASKRKRLNSKTKLGDKKKLRGKPSLD
- a CDS encoding putative rhodanese-related sulfurtransferase; translated protein: MSTQQTFTVAAMYKFTSLPDFEALQAPLQSICRDNGVMGTILLAKEGLNGTIAGPEQGVRAAISYIQSDSRFDGMSLKYSYAEEMPFHRMKVRLKREIVTLGKPIADPNKQVGTYVKPEDWNDLISDPDVILVDTRNEYEVAIGTFQGAEDPKTASFREFPDWVEALKKRASEGGKPKVAMFCTGGIRCEKASSYMKAEGFDDVYHLEGGILKYLENVPEEESLWEGECFVFDQRVSVEHGLKPGSYDMCHACRRPISEEEKAAPEYERGVSCPHCFDASSPEQKARFTSRQKQIDLARARNEQHLGAKYEKPMQLTE
- a CDS encoding glutaredoxin 2 gives rise to the protein MTQDLPTLYSFRRCPYAMRARLALAASGQSVALREVVLRDKPPEMIEASAKATVPVLLLGDGSVLEESLDVMNWALSEADPEGWLDADRALMDKLVAQNDGPFKHHLDRYKYANRYDGAVAEDHRAEASKILSDLDTRLAEGDWLCGPRASFADYAILPFIRQFANTDRAWFDEQDWPHLRGWLERFLASDRFKAVMKKYPQWSAGDPEPTFPAE
- a CDS encoding septum formation initiator; the protein is MERFGLVSTHEPLRLRLLVLPILCGLLLTYFVVNAVKGDQGLRAWSALTVEIETLRENLDAVSTDRARLEHQVALLRPESLDPDLLDERARAYLGVSRPDELTIYRDPK
- the acoA gene encoding acetoin:2,6-dichlorophenolindophenol oxidoreductase subunit alpha, whose product is MSTKKAAPRKTAAKKSASRKNAPRKQPEVPAFSSDEDLESYKMMLTIRRFEEKAGQMYGMGLIGGFCHLYIGQEAVVVGVQMASVEGDQMITGYRDHGHMLAMGLDPKGVMAELTGREGGLSRGKGGSMHMFSSEKHFYGGHGIVGAQVSLGTGLAFANRYQDNGNVSFVYFGDGAANQGQVYESFNMAELWELPVVYVIENNQYAMGTAISRASAQTDLSKRGVSFNIPGEQVDGMDVRAVKDAAARAAASCRAGNGPFILEMNTYRYRGHSMSDPAKYRAREEVNRMREEHDPIEQVKARLLKSKKIDEVGLKEIDAEVRAIVTEAANFAQESPEPEPAELWTDIIEEVQA
- the bfmBAB gene encoding 2-oxoisovalerate dehydrogenase subunit beta, yielding MSIEILMPALSPTMEEGTLAKWLVKEGDEVSSGDLIAEIETDKATMELEVVDEGRIGKLVVAEGTENVPVNDLIAVLLLEGEDATAIADAPSATTAEKPTASAAEQSVQVAASDAALAPVTAAVAPDPEIPDGTDMQSTTVREALRDAMAEEMRADENVFVMGEEVAEYQGAYKVTQGLLEEFGPRRVVDTPITEHGFAGLASGAAMAGLRPVVEFMTFNFAMQAIDHIINSAAKTRYMSGGQMTCPIVFRGPNGPAARVGAQHSQDYSSWYAHVPGLKVVAPYSAADAKGLLKAAIRDPNPVVFLENEILYGRSFDVPETDDWVVPIGKAKILREGTDVTIVSFSMGLTYALDAADKLAEDGIKAEVIDLRSLRPLDTDTIIASVQKTNRLVVVEETWPICGIGSEIVAQVQEKAFDYLDAPILRISGKDVPMPYAANLEKLALPSAPEVVAAVNSVMYR
- the pdhC gene encoding dihydrolipoyllysine-residue acetyltransferase component of pyruvate dehydrogenase complex encodes the protein MPIPILMPALSPTMEEGTLAKWLVKEGDEVRSGDLIAEIETDKATMEVEAVDEGTVGKLLVAEGTEGVPVNEPIAVILEEGEDASAAENLAAPTSAPAAPAEKSPAPDTKPAKAADAPAPAKEKPAGGRVFASPLAKRIAKDKGIDLSAVTGSGPRGRIVKVDVEAAPKTPVRAAGKAPTAMSSIDARAFYEEGTYNEIPLNSMRKTIARRLTQSKQEIPHYYLTIDCVLDELLKVRKHLNAEGADAGVKLSVNDFIVRAAALALKKVPEANVSFADDALLQHHHSDVGIAVALEGGLITPIIRRADEKGLAEISAEAKELAARARDKKLSPAEFEGGSFSVSNLGMFGIKNFTAVINPPQAAIMAVGAGEPRPIIVDGEVKAATVMTVTLSCDHRAIDGALGAQLLAAFKSYIEYPPSMLL
- the lpdC gene encoding dihydrolipoyl dehydrogenase; its protein translation is MAEKLYDVVVVGSGPGGYVAAIRASQLGLKAAVVERSEIGGICLNWGCIPTKALLRSAEIYHNIERAEEFGLKVEGLSFDGAKIVERSRAVAGQLSQGVQFLLKKNKVDVIVGNGSLSGKGKIKVESDGKVTELSAKNIILATGARARTLPGLEPDGETIWSYREAMVPKSIPKSVLVIGSGAIGIEFASFYKTFGAEVTVVELLDRVLPVEDEEISAFAAKSFKKQGMNLLTGAKVTDLKKSKSGVTATIDIGGKTETLKAEKVISAVGITGNIEDIGLEKAGVKTDRGHVTVNEWCETGVPNVYAIGDLVGPPWLAHKASHEGVMVAERIAGVKGVHPMDTTKIPGCTYCHPQVASVGLTEAAAKKAGHEVKVGRFPFIGNGKAIALGEAEGLIKTVFDAKTGELLGAHMVGAEVTELIQGYTIARQLETTEADLMATVFPHPTLSEMMHESVLDAFGRALHI